In Ancalomicrobiaceae bacterium S20, the following proteins share a genomic window:
- a CDS encoding response regulator, whose product MIDLSASSPGAVHVLEDDPGVSDSLRFLLQALGYEVRLHPDAESFFENPPPRPQDVVIVDLGLPGISGAQTIRWITSLREPPRVIAITGQSQKAIDDEMRDIVGPHHLLRKPLSGERLVAVL is encoded by the coding sequence ATGATCGATCTTTCGGCGTCGTCCCCGGGCGCCGTGCATGTTCTGGAAGACGATCCCGGCGTCTCGGACTCGCTTCGCTTTCTGCTGCAGGCCCTCGGCTACGAGGTGAGGCTGCATCCGGATGCCGAGAGTTTCTTCGAGAACCCGCCGCCGCGTCCGCAGGACGTGGTGATCGTCGATCTGGGCCTGCCCGGCATCAGTGGGGCGCAGACCATCCGCTGGATAACCAGCCTGCGCGAGCCGCCGCGGGTGATCGCCATTACGGGCCAGTCCCAGAAGGCGATCGACGACGAGATGCGTGACATCGTCGGCCCGCACCACTTGCTCAGGAAGCCGCTGTCCGGCGAGCGTCTGGTCGCCGTGCTCTGA
- a CDS encoding response regulator has product MLRTQKTETLIYIVDDDPAVRDALSVIFDLEGFSVSSYDSGDAFLDAARRQPPACVILDVHMPGRSGLDILKTLNADHYPAPIFIISGQGDIPMAVNAIKFGAFDFIEKPFDADTVVQRVREAIEAGERRREDGSKPSTSDFPGRDLLTPRELEVLTQITAGASNKEAGRHLGISPRTIEVHRARIMEKLGARNAADLVRIVLTGDAQA; this is encoded by the coding sequence ATGCTCCGCACGCAGAAGACCGAGACGCTGATCTACATCGTGGATGACGATCCGGCGGTTCGCGATGCGCTTTCGGTGATCTTCGATCTCGAGGGTTTTTCTGTGTCGAGCTACGACTCGGGCGACGCCTTCCTCGACGCGGCCCGGCGCCAGCCGCCGGCCTGCGTGATCCTCGACGTCCACATGCCCGGCCGCTCGGGCCTCGATATCCTGAAGACGCTCAACGCCGATCACTATCCGGCGCCGATCTTCATCATCTCCGGCCAGGGTGACATCCCGATGGCGGTCAACGCCATCAAGTTCGGCGCCTTCGACTTCATCGAGAAGCCGTTCGACGCCGACACCGTCGTCCAGCGCGTGCGCGAGGCGATCGAAGCGGGCGAGCGTCGCCGCGAGGACGGCAGCAAGCCCTCGACGTCCGATTTCCCGGGCCGCGACCTGCTGACGCCGCGCGAACTCGAAGTGCTGACCCAGATCACCGCCGGCGCCTCCAACAAGGAGGCCGGCCGCCATCTCGGCATCAGCCCGCGCACGATCGAGGTGCATCGCGCCCGCATCATGGAGAAGCTCGGCGCCCGCAACGCCGCGGACCTCGTCCGCATCGTACTGACCGGTGACGCGCAGGCCTGA
- a CDS encoding PAS domain S-box protein: MRQAPPDLPPISRTVSEAQLLSVLDTAVDGIIVIDDRARMLLFNKACEALFGYEAAEVIGENVKILMPPEYSLEHDAYVNHYLDTGEKRIIGIGREVKGRHKDGTVFPIELSVGEAGTPAGRQFIGIIRDLRQRKAVESRINHLQAQLVHMARVNAMDEMGAAIAHELNQPLTAVILYLQAILRKMGTAATEDPANRPIVDILGKAVREAERAGSIIQRMRQFVEKREPARQGVDLRKLMDEALELTLLGSSVPDVEIRRDQDEDVPPVDVDPVQIQQVMVNLIRNALEAVKTLETGRWIGIGIRREDLSVLVEIEDSGNGIPKEVVRNLFKAFSSSKKTGLGLGLAISRSIAQNHGGELTVSPGGGGRGAKFVLSLPISAPRRSLPSE; encoded by the coding sequence ATGCGGCAGGCGCCCCCAGACTTACCACCGATCAGCCGGACCGTTTCCGAGGCGCAGCTTCTGAGCGTCTTGGACACGGCCGTCGACGGCATCATCGTGATCGACGACCGTGCGCGGATGCTCTTGTTCAACAAGGCCTGCGAGGCGCTGTTCGGCTATGAAGCGGCCGAGGTGATCGGCGAGAACGTCAAGATCCTGATGCCGCCCGAGTATTCGCTCGAGCACGACGCCTACGTGAACCACTATCTCGACACCGGCGAGAAGCGGATCATCGGCATCGGCCGCGAGGTGAAGGGCCGGCACAAGGACGGCACCGTGTTCCCGATCGAGCTGTCGGTCGGCGAGGCCGGCACGCCGGCGGGCCGGCAGTTCATCGGCATCATCCGCGATCTGCGCCAGCGCAAGGCGGTCGAGAGCCGGATCAACCATCTGCAGGCGCAGCTCGTCCACATGGCGCGCGTCAATGCCATGGACGAGATGGGCGCCGCGATCGCCCACGAGCTCAACCAGCCGCTGACGGCCGTGATTCTCTATCTGCAGGCAATTCTGCGGAAGATGGGCACCGCCGCGACCGAAGATCCGGCCAACCGGCCGATCGTCGACATCCTGGGCAAGGCCGTGCGCGAGGCCGAGCGCGCCGGCAGCATCATCCAGCGCATGCGGCAATTCGTCGAAAAGCGCGAACCGGCGCGTCAGGGCGTCGATTTGAGAAAGCTCATGGACGAGGCGCTGGAACTGACGCTACTCGGCTCCAGCGTGCCGGATGTCGAGATCCGGCGCGACCAGGACGAGGACGTGCCGCCGGTCGATGTCGACCCGGTGCAGATCCAGCAGGTGATGGTGAACCTGATCCGCAACGCGCTCGAGGCGGTCAAGACGCTCGAGACCGGACGCTGGATCGGGATCGGCATCAGGCGCGAAGATCTGTCCGTGCTGGTGGAAATAGAGGATTCCGGGAATGGCATTCCGAAGGAAGTCGTCCGTAATCTATTCAAGGCCTTCTCCAGTTCCAAGAAGACGGGATTGGGTCTCGGCCTTGCGATTTCCCGATCCATCGCGCAAAACCATGGTGGTGAGCTGACCGTGTCGCCCGGCGGCGGTGGCAGGGGCGCCAAGTTCGTGTTGAGCCTGCCGATTTCGGCCCCGCGGCGGTCCTTGCCCAGCGAGTAA
- a CDS encoding pyridoxal phosphate-dependent aminotransferase: MSADFLASLRPEALGAPPSGIVEVMNYGRTREGLIPLWAGEGDLPTPRFIADAATRSLAAGETFYTWQRGIPELRTALARYHERLFGQSFDPERFYVTGSGMHAIQTVLTALAGPGDEVIVPTPAWPNFAAASGLRGARVVEVPMNFGNAGWSLDFDRLAAAVTPATRVLFLNSPCNPTGWTATRADLEAMLALARRHGLWIVADEVYTRFVYDGAFRAPSFHDVATAEDRVIYVNTFSKNWAMTGWRIGWIEADPSLGPVIENLIQYSSSGVAVFMQRAAVAALDHGDEFIAHQIDRAGASRKIIVDALRATGKVRFADPGAFYLFFSVDGETDTSKLGLRLVDEANVGLAPGTAFGAAGQGFLRLCFARGPDSLSEVARRLVKWLEIRDGLRSK; this comes from the coding sequence ATGTCTGCCGATTTTCTCGCCTCGCTCCGCCCCGAAGCGCTCGGCGCCCCGCCGAGCGGCATCGTCGAGGTGATGAATTATGGCCGCACGCGCGAGGGGCTGATCCCGCTCTGGGCCGGCGAGGGCGATCTGCCGACCCCGCGCTTCATCGCCGATGCGGCGACCCGCTCGCTCGCGGCCGGCGAGACCTTTTACACCTGGCAGCGCGGCATTCCGGAGCTCCGGACCGCGTTGGCGCGCTACCACGAGCGTCTGTTCGGCCAGTCCTTCGACCCGGAGCGATTCTACGTCACCGGCTCGGGCATGCACGCGATCCAGACCGTGCTGACCGCGCTCGCCGGTCCCGGCGACGAGGTGATCGTGCCGACGCCGGCCTGGCCGAACTTCGCCGCGGCGAGCGGCCTGCGCGGCGCCCGGGTGGTCGAGGTGCCGATGAACTTCGGCAATGCCGGCTGGTCGCTCGACTTCGACCGTCTCGCGGCCGCGGTGACGCCGGCGACCAGGGTCCTGTTCCTGAACTCGCCCTGCAACCCCACGGGCTGGACCGCCACGCGCGCGGATCTGGAGGCGATGCTCGCGCTCGCCCGCCGCCACGGCCTGTGGATCGTCGCCGACGAGGTCTACACCCGATTCGTCTACGACGGCGCGTTCCGCGCGCCGTCCTTCCACGACGTGGCGACGGCGGAGGACCGCGTCATCTACGTCAACACATTCTCGAAGAACTGGGCGATGACCGGTTGGCGCATCGGCTGGATCGAGGCGGACCCGAGTCTCGGTCCCGTGATCGAGAATCTGATTCAGTATTCCAGCTCGGGCGTCGCGGTGTTCATGCAGCGCGCCGCCGTTGCCGCGCTCGATCACGGCGACGAATTCATCGCTCATCAGATCGATCGGGCCGGCGCGAGCCGCAAGATCATCGTCGATGCGCTCCGCGCAACAGGGAAGGTTCGCTTTGCCGACCCCGGAGCATTTTATCTGTTCTTTTCCGTAGACGGGGAGACGGATACGTCGAAACTCGGTCTCAGGCTGGTGGATGAGGCTAATGTCGGGCTTGCGCCCGGCACCGCTTTCGGCGCAGCAGGCCAAGGGTTTCTGCGCCTATGCTTCGCGCGCGGACCGGACAGCCTATCGGAAGTGGCGCGAAGACTCGTGAAATGGCTTGAGATTCGTGACGGATTACGATCCAAATAG
- the mscL gene encoding large conductance mechanosensitive channel protein MscL — MLKEFREFALKGNVVDLAIGVIIGAAFGKIVDSLVGDVFMPIIGALTGGLDFSNYFVLLKGSTAAAPQTYAKAKEVGATLGYGQFITVAINFIIIAFILFLAVKGMNRLKKAEAAAPSAPPEPTRTELLLTEIRDLLKAK, encoded by the coding sequence ATGCTGAAAGAGTTCCGTGAATTCGCGCTCAAGGGCAACGTGGTCGATCTCGCGATCGGCGTGATCATCGGCGCGGCCTTCGGCAAGATCGTCGACAGTCTGGTCGGCGACGTCTTCATGCCGATCATCGGCGCGCTGACCGGCGGCCTCGACTTCTCCAACTACTTCGTGCTGCTGAAGGGCTCGACCGCCGCGGCGCCGCAGACCTATGCCAAGGCCAAGGAGGTCGGCGCGACGCTCGGCTACGGCCAGTTCATCACGGTCGCGATCAACTTCATCATCATCGCCTTCATCCTGTTCCTGGCCGTGAAGGGCATGAACCGCCTGAAGAAGGCCGAGGCGGCCGCCCCGTCGGCGCCGCCGGAGCCGACCAGGACCGAGCTGCTGCTGACCGAGATCCGCGATCTCCTCAAGGCGAAGTGA
- a CDS encoding NahK/ErcS family hybrid sensor histidine kinase/response regulator produces MLQAWVVVAVAFAYIGLLFAVAHFGDRAVKPGAQSRRPIIYVLSLGVYCTSWTFFGSVGLAANRGFDFLTIYIGPALMLTVGMPMLRRIVRLAKSERITSIADFMAARYGKSQAVAAVVTGIAIVGIVPYIALQLKAVSQSVTTFVGHDYRPDIPFIVSITMATFACLFGTRHIDATEHQRGLMLAIAAESIIKLITFVAVGAWAVFVLYDGPSDLLHRAEALPNFSALFERDLSGGNWIVMSLLSFLAILLLPRMFHVLVVENNDPADLKSAPRLFIGYLIAINIFVIPIALAGLVRFGTAVDADTYVLRLPLDAGNEFITLAAFVGGLSAATAMVIVASVALGIMVSNEIVMPILIRRRGLASDGSDMGGTLIMVRRTVIFAILLTSYGYYRMVPAPSQLAEFGLLAFAAIAQFAPAFFGGLIWRRATARGAIAGMTVGFAVWCYTLLLPSVLDQTTGLGSLLTNGPFGLWMFRPQALFSLAFDPLAHGVFWSLVFNTAAYVVGSLWRQPEPVERLQANVFVPSDLAPAPALRLWRTAVTLDDLKNAIAPYLGEERTRQSFDEFQAARHMSTAGTQAADLNLLRFAEQLLASAIGAASSRLVLSLLVKRRDPSAKAAMKLLDDASAAIQYNRDLLQTALDQVRQGISVFDRELRLICWNRQFRQILDLPPDMAQGGVSLQAIVRDCAERGEFGHGNPERIVKDRIDKLVRRMETYHERLISSDTVIEVRTSPMPDGGVVTTWTDITERVATAEALARANETLERRVRERTEELVRLNEELSAAKAQAEEANAGKTRFLAAAGHDILQPLNAARLYVTSLVEKSSGTPLADHASNIDQSLDAVEEIIGALLDISRLDAGALKPEFSVFRVDEVLKSVKVEFEPIAAEKGLDLVVVASSLWVRSDRRLLRRLVQNLVSNAIKYTPSGRVLVGCRRRRGRVSIEVLDTGLGVPETKQKVIFQEFQRLDQGARVARGLGLGLSIVERIGRVLTHPIGITSSPGHGSRFFVEVPTAAPMPVEIGDAGTPKPSPARLDGMIVLCLDNEESILDGMETLLKGWGCVVVKARDVKEASGQLGQVMKDHGRGADALLVDYHLDEGNGIDAVTHLRWRFGADLPAVLITADRTPEVREAAREKSIVLLNKPLKPAALRATIAQWRVTQSAAE; encoded by the coding sequence ATGCTTCAGGCCTGGGTCGTCGTCGCAGTCGCCTTCGCCTATATCGGCCTCCTGTTCGCCGTGGCGCATTTCGGCGACCGGGCCGTCAAGCCCGGCGCGCAGAGCCGACGACCGATCATCTACGTCCTGTCGCTCGGGGTCTATTGCACATCCTGGACGTTCTTCGGCTCGGTCGGGCTCGCCGCCAACCGCGGCTTCGACTTCCTGACCATCTACATCGGCCCCGCGCTGATGCTGACGGTCGGCATGCCGATGCTGAGACGGATCGTGCGGCTCGCCAAGTCCGAGCGCATCACCTCGATCGCCGACTTCATGGCCGCCCGCTACGGCAAGAGCCAGGCGGTCGCGGCCGTCGTGACGGGCATCGCGATCGTCGGCATCGTTCCCTACATCGCCTTGCAGCTGAAAGCGGTTTCGCAGTCGGTGACGACCTTCGTCGGCCATGACTACCGGCCCGACATTCCGTTCATCGTGTCGATCACCATGGCGACCTTCGCCTGCCTGTTCGGTACCCGCCATATCGACGCGACCGAGCACCAGCGCGGGCTGATGCTCGCGATCGCCGCGGAATCGATCATCAAGCTGATCACCTTCGTCGCGGTCGGTGCCTGGGCGGTGTTCGTGCTCTACGACGGGCCGAGCGACCTCCTGCACCGCGCCGAGGCGCTGCCGAATTTCTCGGCGCTGTTCGAGCGGGATCTCTCCGGCGGCAACTGGATCGTGATGTCGCTGCTGTCGTTCCTGGCGATCCTGCTGTTGCCGCGCATGTTCCATGTGCTCGTGGTCGAAAACAACGACCCGGCCGACCTCAAGTCCGCGCCCAGGCTGTTCATCGGCTATCTGATCGCGATCAACATCTTCGTCATTCCGATCGCGCTCGCCGGGCTGGTGCGGTTCGGCACCGCCGTCGACGCCGATACCTACGTGCTGCGCCTGCCGCTCGACGCCGGCAACGAGTTCATCACGCTCGCCGCTTTCGTCGGCGGGCTGTCGGCGGCGACCGCGATGGTCATCGTCGCGTCGGTGGCGCTCGGCATCATGGTGTCGAACGAGATCGTCATGCCGATCCTGATCCGCCGGCGCGGCCTCGCCTCCGACGGTTCGGACATGGGCGGCACGCTGATCATGGTCCGGCGGACCGTGATCTTCGCGATCCTGCTGACCTCCTACGGCTACTACCGCATGGTGCCGGCACCGTCGCAACTGGCCGAATTCGGCCTGCTCGCCTTCGCGGCGATCGCGCAGTTCGCGCCGGCCTTCTTCGGCGGGCTGATCTGGCGGCGCGCGACCGCGCGCGGCGCCATCGCCGGCATGACGGTCGGCTTTGCGGTCTGGTGCTACACGCTCTTGCTGCCGAGCGTGCTCGACCAGACCACGGGGCTCGGTTCGCTGCTGACCAACGGACCGTTCGGGCTCTGGATGTTCCGGCCGCAGGCGCTGTTCTCGCTCGCCTTCGATCCGCTCGCCCACGGCGTGTTCTGGAGCCTCGTGTTCAACACAGCGGCCTATGTGGTCGGTTCGCTGTGGCGCCAGCCGGAGCCGGTCGAGCGGCTGCAGGCCAATGTGTTCGTGCCGAGCGACCTCGCCCCGGCTCCGGCGCTGCGGCTCTGGCGCACGGCCGTGACGCTCGACGATCTCAAGAACGCCATCGCCCCCTATCTCGGCGAGGAGCGGACGCGGCAGTCCTTCGACGAGTTCCAGGCGGCGCGGCACATGTCGACCGCCGGCACGCAGGCGGCCGACCTCAACCTGTTGCGCTTCGCCGAGCAGCTGCTCGCCTCGGCGATCGGCGCGGCGTCGTCGCGGCTCGTGCTGTCGCTGCTGGTCAAGCGGCGTGATCCCTCCGCCAAGGCGGCGATGAAACTGCTCGACGATGCCTCGGCGGCGATCCAGTACAACCGCGACCTGTTGCAGACCGCGCTCGATCAGGTGCGGCAGGGTATCTCGGTGTTCGACCGCGAACTGCGGCTGATCTGCTGGAACCGGCAGTTCCGGCAGATCCTCGACCTGCCGCCCGACATGGCGCAGGGCGGCGTCTCGCTGCAGGCGATCGTGCGCGACTGCGCCGAGCGTGGCGAATTCGGCCACGGCAACCCGGAGCGGATCGTCAAGGACCGCATCGACAAGCTGGTCCGGCGTATGGAGACCTACCACGAGCGACTGATCTCGTCGGACACGGTGATCGAGGTGCGCACCAGTCCGATGCCGGACGGCGGCGTCGTGACCACCTGGACCGACATCACCGAGCGCGTGGCGACGGCGGAAGCGCTCGCCCGCGCCAACGAGACCCTCGAACGCCGCGTGCGCGAGCGGACCGAGGAACTCGTGCGGCTGAACGAGGAGCTGTCGGCCGCCAAGGCGCAGGCCGAGGAGGCCAATGCCGGCAAGACGCGCTTCCTCGCCGCCGCCGGCCACGACATCCTGCAGCCGCTCAACGCCGCGCGGCTCTATGTGACGAGCCTGGTCGAGAAATCGAGCGGCACGCCGCTCGCCGATCACGCCTCCAACATCGACCAGTCGCTCGACGCGGTCGAGGAGATCATCGGGGCGCTGCTTGACATCTCGCGGCTCGACGCGGGTGCCTTGAAGCCGGAATTCTCGGTGTTCCGGGTCGACGAAGTCCTGAAGTCGGTCAAGGTCGAGTTCGAGCCGATCGCGGCCGAGAAGGGGCTCGATCTCGTCGTGGTCGCCTCGTCGCTCTGGGTGCGTTCCGATCGGCGGCTCTTGCGGCGGCTGGTGCAGAATCTCGTCTCGAACGCGATCAAGTATACGCCCAGCGGCCGCGTGCTGGTCGGCTGCCGGCGGCGGCGGGGCCGGGTCTCGATCGAGGTGCTCGATACCGGGCTCGGCGTGCCGGAGACCAAGCAGAAGGTGATCTTCCAGGAGTTCCAGCGCCTTGATCAGGGCGCGCGGGTCGCGCGCGGCCTCGGGCTCGGCCTGTCGATCGTCGAACGCATCGGCCGCGTGCTCACGCATCCGATCGGCATCACCTCGTCGCCCGGCCACGGCTCGCGCTTCTTCGTCGAGGTGCCGACCGCCGCGCCGATGCCGGTCGAGATCGGCGACGCCGGCACGCCGAAGCCGTCGCCGGCGCGGCTCGACGGCATGATCGTGCTCTGCCTCGACAACGAGGAGAGCATTCTCGACGGCATGGAGACGCTGCTCAAGGGCTGGGGCTGCGTCGTCGTCAAGGCACGCGACGTCAAGGAGGCCTCGGGCCAGCTCGGCCAGGTGATGAAGGACCATGGCCGGGGGGCGGATGCGCTGCTGGTCGACTATCACCTCGACGAAGGCAACGGCATCGACGCGGTCACGCACCTGCGCTGGCGCTTCGGCGCCGACCTGCCGGCCGTGCTGATCACCGCCGACCGGACCCCGGAAGTGCGCGAGGCGGCGCGCGAGAAATCGATCGTTCTGCTGAACAAGCCGCTGAAGCCCGCCGCGCTCCGCGCGACGATCGCGCAATGGCGGGTTACGCAGTCGGCGGCGGAGTGA
- a CDS encoding response regulator transcription factor, producing MSSTAAYRFIIADDHPLFRGALRQTLESMFEGVAISEAGSLDAVTEILEQGDDVDLVLLDLNMPGVRGFSGLMYLRAQYPSVPVVVVSANEEALAIRRCMEFGAAGFVPKSLGTDSIRLALSTVMEGGTWTPPDIDLSAVPADETGKLVQRLSTLTPQQVRVLMMLSEGLLNKQIAYELSVSEATVKAHVSAILQKLGVESRTQAVIAASKIEAGQWQSLGV from the coding sequence TTGAGTTCGACCGCGGCCTACCGGTTCATCATCGCCGACGATCACCCGCTGTTTCGCGGCGCGCTACGCCAGACGCTCGAGAGCATGTTCGAGGGCGTCGCGATCTCGGAAGCGGGCTCGCTCGATGCCGTGACCGAGATCCTCGAGCAGGGCGACGACGTCGATCTCGTGCTGCTCGATCTCAACATGCCGGGCGTGCGCGGCTTCTCGGGGCTGATGTACCTGCGCGCGCAGTATCCGTCGGTGCCGGTGGTCGTGGTCTCGGCCAACGAGGAGGCGCTGGCGATCCGTCGCTGCATGGAGTTCGGCGCCGCCGGCTTCGTGCCGAAGTCGCTCGGCACCGATTCGATCCGTCTGGCGCTGTCGACCGTCATGGAAGGCGGCACCTGGACGCCGCCCGACATCGATCTCTCGGCCGTGCCGGCCGACGAGACGGGCAAGCTCGTGCAGCGCCTGTCGACGCTGACGCCGCAGCAGGTGCGCGTGCTGATGATGCTGAGCGAGGGCCTGCTCAACAAGCAGATCGCCTACGAGCTCAGCGTCTCGGAGGCGACCGTCAAGGCGCATGTCTCGGCGATCCTGCAGAAGCTCGGCGTCGAGAGCCGCACCCAGGCCGTCATCGCCGCCTCGAAGATCGAGGCCGGGCAATGGCAGTCGTTAGGGGTGTGA
- the pip gene encoding prolyl aminopeptidase, with the protein MTATSRRTMFPPIEPYATYRLKVSDLHEIHVEECGNPKGKPVIMVHGGPGGGVNPAMRRMHDPAAYRIILFDQRGCGKSTPHAELRENTTWDLVADMEKIREHCGVERWQLFGGSWGSTLCLAYAETHPERVSELVLRGIFTLRRKELLWFYQEGASLIFPDLFEPFREHIPEAERHDLIAAYHRRLVDPDPQVRQEAARRWSVWEGSTLSLFPDPARVASFADDHYAIAFARIECHYFVNKGFFDADDQLLRDAHRIADIPGVIVHGRYDMCTPFFNAWDLKKVWPKGELRIVQDGGHALSEPGIVDELIGATEAYKSHKA; encoded by the coding sequence ATGACCGCCACGTCGCGCCGCACCATGTTCCCGCCGATCGAGCCCTACGCCACCTACCGGCTGAAGGTGTCCGATCTGCACGAGATCCACGTCGAGGAGTGCGGCAACCCGAAGGGCAAGCCGGTGATCATGGTCCACGGCGGCCCGGGCGGCGGCGTCAATCCGGCGATGCGGCGCATGCACGATCCCGCCGCCTACCGGATCATCCTGTTCGACCAGCGCGGCTGCGGAAAGTCGACGCCGCACGCCGAGCTCCGCGAGAACACCACCTGGGATCTCGTCGCCGACATGGAGAAGATCCGCGAGCATTGCGGCGTCGAGCGCTGGCAGCTGTTCGGCGGCTCCTGGGGCTCGACGCTCTGCCTCGCCTATGCCGAAACGCATCCCGAGCGGGTCAGCGAGCTGGTGCTGCGCGGCATCTTCACGCTGCGGCGCAAGGAACTGCTGTGGTTCTATCAGGAAGGCGCGAGCCTGATCTTCCCCGATCTGTTCGAGCCGTTCCGCGAGCATATCCCGGAGGCCGAGCGCCATGACCTGATCGCGGCCTACCATCGCCGGCTGGTCGATCCGGATCCGCAGGTTCGACAGGAGGCCGCGCGACGCTGGAGCGTCTGGGAGGGTTCGACGCTGTCGCTCTTCCCCGATCCGGCGCGCGTCGCCTCTTTCGCCGACGACCACTACGCGATCGCCTTCGCGCGCATCGAATGCCACTACTTCGTCAACAAGGGCTTCTTCGACGCCGACGATCAGCTCCTGCGCGACGCGCACCGGATCGCCGACATTCCCGGCGTGATCGTCCACGGCCGCTATGACATGTGCACGCCGTTCTTCAACGCCTGGGATCTCAAGAAGGTCTGGCCGAAGGGCGAACTCCGCATCGTGCAGGACGGCGGCCATGCGCTGTCCGAGCCCGGCATCGTCGACGAACTGATCGGTGCGACCGAAGCCTACAAGTCGCACAAGGCCTGA
- a CDS encoding secondary thiamine-phosphate synthase enzyme YjbQ yields the protein MQSIPRDVATFAGLRQAMTRITVDTTGRGTQDITSRVDQWLTQAGAADGLLTVFIRHTSASLVVTENTDPDVRHDLVDALDRLAPVNMPYRHDLEGLDDMPAHIKTALTSVSVAIPVVGGRMDFGTWQGLFVVEHRLRGHPRRLTLHYLGT from the coding sequence ATGCAGTCGATCCCGAGGGATGTGGCGACGTTTGCCGGCCTGCGCCAGGCGATGACTCGGATCACTGTCGACACCACGGGCCGAGGCACGCAGGACATTACGTCACGCGTCGATCAATGGCTGACACAGGCCGGAGCCGCGGACGGGTTGTTGACGGTGTTCATCCGGCACACCTCCGCGTCGCTTGTCGTGACCGAGAACACCGATCCGGACGTCCGCCACGATCTGGTCGACGCGCTCGACCGGCTGGCGCCGGTCAACATGCCCTATCGCCACGATCTCGAAGGCCTGGACGACATGCCGGCCCATATCAAGACCGCGCTGACCTCGGTCTCGGTCGCGATTCCGGTCGTCGGCGGCCGCATGGATTTCGGCACCTGGCAGGGATTGTTCGTGGTCGAGCACCGCCTGCGCGGCCACCCGCGCCGGCTGACACTGCATTATCTCGGCACCTGA
- a CDS encoding FHA domain-containing protein, whose protein sequence is MRSARLVIGRHSDDDLRIGDVTVSRHHALLSRGADGTFEILNQTADRPEPNQLLVNGIHRARATLADGDIVTVGAVSFRFRGPSGSRRGVTPPHRPEQAMAEDDDIPPTTQIVRHLRKDDAAAETETDTDDVATQVVFARSERPIARVVVMGGHGAGQVRLVYRGTNAIGRERANRIALDFGDPTVSRRDHAILVADGPNGPFRLIDGGKVNPVVVNGRLLRGEAELKIGDTIEVGTTTLLLQGI, encoded by the coding sequence GTGCGAAGCGCGCGTCTGGTGATCGGCCGGCATTCCGACGACGATCTGCGCATCGGCGACGTCACCGTGTCGCGCCATCACGCGTTGCTTTCGCGCGGAGCCGACGGCACCTTCGAGATCCTGAACCAGACCGCCGACCGGCCCGAGCCGAACCAGTTGCTCGTCAACGGCATTCACCGGGCCCGCGCCACACTCGCCGACGGCGACATCGTCACCGTCGGCGCCGTGTCCTTCCGCTTCCGCGGCCCCAGCGGATCGCGGCGCGGCGTGACCCCGCCCCATCGACCGGAGCAAGCCATGGCCGAGGACGACGACATCCCGCCGACCACCCAGATCGTCCGGCACCTGCGCAAGGACGATGCGGCGGCCGAGACGGAAACCGACACCGACGACGTCGCCACCCAAGTGGTGTTCGCGCGTTCGGAGCGGCCGATCGCGCGTGTCGTCGTCATGGGCGGGCATGGCGCCGGGCAGGTTCGGCTGGTCTATCGCGGCACCAACGCGATCGGCCGCGAGCGGGCGAACCGCATCGCGCTCGATTTCGGCGACCCGACCGTGTCGCGGCGCGACCACGCCATTCTGGTCGCCGACGGGCCGAACGGGCCGTTCCGGCTGATCGACGGCGGCAAGGTCAATCCGGTCGTGGTCAACGGCCGGCTGCTGCGCGGCGAGGCGGAGCTGAAGATCGGCGACACGATCGAGGTCGGCACCACCACGCTGCTCCTGCAGGGGATCTGA